Proteins encoded in a region of the Micropterus dolomieu isolate WLL.071019.BEF.003 ecotype Adirondacks linkage group LG07, ASM2129224v1, whole genome shotgun sequence genome:
- the tmem223 gene encoding transmembrane protein 223 codes for MGFERLLCGALECYSGQFRLVNIQLKVRVFQNASMSTQSSPSTSDMVSRFTAVAGLCSRIFVHTSRPGAAHRQLPGRRSLCTSAQPSRDVTLFEHDRTRFFRLLSLFCGGQFLFWTYLAHFAYTGLRDTKGAAEKGKAKATTTTTTTGLAGMWSFEMNLGSNTWRYGFTLGCLAIGAGMVGLGVLFCRRSVSQVVLHQGGRMVTVSTQSPLGPGRGRRITVPLSQVACHAHRQESPSFIPLRVKGHKFYFLLDKEGTLNNSRLFDITVGAYRPV; via the coding sequence ATGGGCTTTGAGCGTTTGCTCTGCGGGGCACTGGAGTGTTACTCCGGACAGTTTCGACTCGTTAACATTCAGCTTAAAGTCAGAGTCTTTCAAAATGCGTCGATGTCCACGCAGAGTTCCCCGAGCACGTCAGACATGGTTAGCCGGTTTACAGCTGTAGCAGGTCTGTGCAGTAGGATATTTGTGCACACAAGCCGCCCCGGTGCCGCTCACAGACAGCTGCCTGGCCGCCGGAGCCTCTGCACCTCCGCCCAGCCCTCCAGAGACGTCACCCTGTTCGAGCACGACAGGACCCGCTTCTTCCGGCTCCTCTCGCTCTTCTGCGGCGGCCAGTTTCTCTTCTGGACATACCTGGCCCACTTCGCTTACACCGGTCTCAGAGACACAAAGGGCGCCGCAGAGAAAGGAAAAGCCAAGGcgaccaccaccaccaccaccaccgggCTGGCTGGGATGTGGAGTTTTGAGATGAACCTGGGGTCAAACACCTGGAGGTACGGCTTCACGCTGGGATGCCTGGCGATAGGAGCAGGGATGGTCGGCCTCGGGGTTCTGTTCTGCCGGCGCTCTGTCAGCCAGGTGGTTTTACACCAAGGTGGGAGGATGGTGACAGTTTCCACACAGTCACCTTTGGGACCAGGCCGAGGACGGAGAATAACAGTCCCGCTGTCCCAGGTGGCCTGTCATGCTCACAGACAGGAGTCCCCCTCATTCATCCCCCTCAGGGTCAAAGGACACAAGTTCTACTTTCTCCTGGACAAAGAGGGGACCCTGAACAACTCTCGGCTGTTTGATATCACTGTTGGGGCTTACCGGCCAGTTTAA